GTTATCATTGTCATCTTTTTCTATGGCCTCAAAATGAGACTTCCCAAGTGGATCTAGATATTTCATCCTTGCTACTATCTAATTACTGCtgatctttaaacagaaacaatcATGTTCTGTAAGAATACAAAATGTAATTCAGTGACCTCCCTCAAAAGCCCGGATGTACACAACAGGCAAAACAATTGTTTACAGATAATAATGAAGCAGCTAAGCAAAGAGTTTAATCTATGAGACTGAAAATGGTGAGAGGCGGGCTTATCCTGAACTATTCTGATTCCTGGCTTCATACTTTGAGGCAAATGCCAATCCTCACAATGCCAGCTGAGGGCAAAAGCTCATTCACAGCAGGAGGTCCAGTAGCCTCCCTTTTTGGTATACACTATATATACTGTGCCCTATTGAAGTATGTTCTGCTTTCAACATTCACTTAATTTAACAGATTTGTGGGGAATTTTCactcatataaatggaaaaagtTTAGCTATAACTAAAAAGCACAGTTCACAAGGGACTAAACACAAGTCAGCCAACTGAGTTACTCACAGAGCAGTAACAAGACACATAATGGAAGAAAGCCTTGGAGATGGCTGAACTACTTCAGAGAGGATACTACTGGAGAAATGACAAACCAGTatacttctaatttatttttcacttgggCCGAAGCTAAGTGATGTCTCATCTCAACTCTAACTTTAAAAATTGATCAAGAAAGTATTTAACACTTGTTCATCTCTCTGGCACAAAAGTGTTATATGCTTTTACACTTATCCTTAACTTACAGGACAAATGGAAGCTGTATAATGTAACGGTTAAGAGACCAAGCTATAAATCAGATTTCCTGGGTCCATATCTAGCTATACGAAattaagcaaattatttaatgtttctgtgtctcaatttcctcatctgatagGGGGAAATAATATGAACCTGAGAGAGCTGTTGTAAAGATTCAGTGACATAAATGTGAGGCATGCCTGGCACACGGGAGGCATTAAGTCTCTGCTACTATTATTACCTGTGACTATGGAAACATtttctgagggggaaaaaaagcacaatTAGGGTGAAAACAAAAGACCTGGATTCTGAGCCTGACTCTAGTCCTCAAACTAACAAGGGACAATCATCAAGGCATATTCTTGGGCTCAGCTTCTTCACCTGTGAAATTCAAAGGCCCCACTACATGATCTCCCAAATTTTGCAAAAGTTTAAGTAATGGAATAAATTAGTAAAGTATTGTGTGTGACCAATGTCCACAACAAAGAGTGTAACTCTATAGTTAGAGTTACATACAAGAACATACcagaacaaaacagagagaaaagaaaagtagtaAAGAAAGTTTGAGAGTAGCTTCCGACAATAGGATGTTGGTCTGGAAGCAACAAGCGAAAAAGTCGataagcaaaaaaaacccaaatagtaTCCGAAGCCAAAGCCTGAGGAAGAAAGTTCTAGACTGTATTTAAAAAGTGCACCCAACAGTAAAACCAGctgccagggagggaggaagggaacgGCTGGTGCTCAAAGGGCCAATTTGGGATGGGAGATTAAGAACTGCCCTCGtctgtctcctctcctgttgGATCCCCCCAATGTCTCCTGCAGCGTCCGGCACGTAGAACGTGCCAAATTCATACCTGATGAACGAATAAACGAACGTACGTATGAGGAGAAGGGAGACGACCAAGTCCTGAACATTCTATGGGATGGGGgccagaaggagggaaatgagaagAGGCTGGGGAAGTCCGGGATCTGGGGAGGACTTAGGACAAGGGGGAGAACGGAGGCAGGGCACTGGCCCGGCGGCCCGGGCGGTTACCTGCGATGTCCGGCGGCGGCAACCCAGGGTGGTAGTGCTGCCACAGCCCCTGCAGGAAGGCGGCGCCGCTGTCCACGCAGCGATGCTTGGAGCTGGTGATGAGCTGCAGGCGGCAGTAGTTCTCGAAACTGAAGAGGGCCGGGAAAAGGGAAGCGAGGCGCAGCGCCAGCTGTCGCATGTCCTGCCACCCCTTCTCCACCAGCTGCCCGTCCATCCATTCCGCGTACCCCAGCGGCCAGGCGGCCAGCGCGGCCCTCAGGTCGTGACTGCCGGCAGCGCAGGTCTTGTCATCCCCGGGCCCGCGGGCCTGCAGCAAGCCGTGCAGCTGTCGCAGCTTGCGGATCTGTTTGGCCGTAGGGTAGCGGGTGCCATGGCGGATGAGGGCGACCAGCTGCACCGGCGTGCAGGTCTCCTCCAACAGCTCCGGGTCCCGCCGCGGCGCCTCGGGGTCCAGCAGCAGCCCGGGGTTGACATCCTCGTAGCGAGTCTTGGTGCCGAAGTAGGGGCTGAGCGCCGAGATCACGCAGTCCTCCGGCTCCAGGAGGGAGCAGCGCGAGAGCGACGACAGCACGGCCACAGCTAGGGCCGCCGCGGGGGCCACAGACACCCTGAGAAGGCGGCGGGGGTCGCGGAGCATCATGCGCTGCGGCCCGCGGAGGGCGACGTACCGACGAAGCTAGAACTTCCGGCCCCGGAGGGCAGGAGGCGGGGCCGAGGCGCTTCCGGCCTGTGCTCCGGGATTTACCGCGGCTGGGCGGCGCTTCTGCTGAGAGAAGGCGGGAGCGGCTGGAGAGGGTTGCGGGTGCCAGAGGGAAGCTCCGAAGAGCCCTGTAGCTCCGTGGCTTAGGTGAAGCCGGCAGAAAACCCCGAGGAGCTTCGGAGGCCTGCGACTTAGGGGGAGCCGGCGTCGCCTGGTCCCGAGCGTGGGCGAGTTTCGGCGCAGCAGGCGTCTCAGTCAATGACTCAAAGACACCCCGACTTCCCTAATTCTCTAGGGTGTAAATAAGCGCAGACTAAGCCTTGGCCTGCAAAGCTGCCGAGACAGGACACCTCTAACAGCAGACTCTTGTATCACCATCCTTACCTCGTTCTACTCTGTTGTTCAAAATGTAGTCTCTCAACCATCCCCATCAAGTTCACCTGAGGCGGTTGTTGAAGCTGAGATCCCTGGGCCCTACCCCAGTAGGCCTCCTAAAGCCCAAGGTTTTTAGCCTCTAACGGTATACAACAAGGCAGAGAAGAACCTGGAGAAAGGCTCAGTTCTCCAGGAAATTTAATTCCTGAGACTTTAGTAGTATCTT
This is a stretch of genomic DNA from Equus caballus isolate H_3958 breed thoroughbred chromosome 1, TB-T2T, whole genome shotgun sequence. It encodes these proteins:
- the MINPP1 gene encoding multiple inositol polyphosphate phosphatase 1 isoform X2; the protein is MMLRDPRRLLRVSVAPAAALAVAVLSSLSRCSLLEPEDCVISALSPYFGTKTRYEDVNPGLLLDPEAPRRDPELLEETCTPVQLVALIRHGTRYPTAKQIRKLRQLHGLLQARGPGDDKTCAAGSHDLRAALAAWPLGYAEWMDGQLVEKGWQDMRQLALRLASLFPALFSFENYCRLQLITSSKHRCVDSGAAFLQGLWQHYHPGLPPPDIADMECGTPRINDKLMRFFDHCEKLLTEVERNATALYHVEAFKTGPEMQNIVKKVAATLQVPVSNLSAGLSQFPPQSSFSLVMQRHFFHCFLSWATSKTRSP